CAACGCAAATACTTCAAATACAACTTGGCTGCTATAAATAAGCATAATATACCGAAATAGGAAAAACAATCGCAACTTCAGAcatcaaaaatacaaaatgtCCCAATTTTTGATGTCGTTATTTCCGTGTTTATCTGTTATGCGGCTTGTCCCATCTCTGCGAGATATAAGTGGGACAGAGGAGATATAGCCGCTGATAGGGAATGAGGGGGGTGGGATGCATTTGTCCTAGTTACCCTGCTCATTAAAAAAATCGATTTGTAGTTCTTGGGTTCCTGCGCAAAATGAGTGCATGAGGCAGTGCGTAGGAACTAATACTTGTTGTTTAATTGTCGTGCAGAATTTGAATGCTTAAGGTGATTAAATTTAGAAGAAGTTACTTCAACTACTTCTATGTAGATGCTGAAATGCTATTGTCTAGCAGGGACATGCGTGGGAAAATAGTGGAGAGCAGGGATCTCACATTGTCTAGGACATAGTTCTCATTAAGCAGCAAATGTCTGCTTATGACCAGATCTGATGATTTTGACGGAATTTACACAGAATGTCGCGGACCAATGCAATTTGATAGTAATTAAGTTAGCCGCTGAACATACAAAAAGGGGCTAGTGAAGTCCAAAGTAGGTAATGTAAACTGTCAGAGTCATAAGAATAGCTGTAGTGGTTACATATGGGGTTCACAAGTGGAGGGACGGTAAAAGGAAAACTCTTGAGGTATAAATACCACCGAAATTCTTACTTTTGGGCTACTTTTCCTTTCTGATTATCCTTTCCTTTAGTGACCTCGGCTTTATAAATGTTcatgtttttttattcttggCCTTTTTGACTATCCGTTAATTAATTGTATACAATACTTATCTATATTGTATATACAGGAAGGCTGTGCAGTTGTATATCCATTGGAGAGCTTTGTTCGAAACGGAAGAGTTTACTGGGCTTTTAGAACTATAAAATAATTTCTCGATCAAACGAACTGTAAAGAACAGCGGATAAAATTTACTTTGAAGTTTCGCTAGTTTAAGTTGGTCAGAATATAAGTTACGctcttaaaaaaaattaaaggCCGACCCTTTGAGAAATGAGATTAAGTAACATCATTACCCTAGTTATTGGGATTATTTCATTGTCCAATGCTATTGTTTTACCTGATATTAACACTTTGGAACAAACATCAGAAAGTCAAGAatatgataatttttttaagcAGTCAAAAAGACCTGGAAATGTAAAAGCACCTTTGGTAGCACCTTTGGgtgaaaatgatgaaatccaaaataatattgtacCATATAGATACATTGTTATGTTCAAAAACTTTGCCTATACGAATGAGATTAAATTACATATTCAGACAGTGGCTAAACTACAACTTCGCGGTTCAATTTCTCTTGCACCTAATGACCCTTTCTTCCATCATACAAGAGATAAAGAATTTAGCACAGAGGAATTAGGTGGAGTCCTATATACCTTTGACATTGGATCAGGGTTTAATGGCTACGTAGGTTACTTTACCGATGAAGTTGTAGAATTTATTAGAAAACAGTCCATTGTGGATTATGTTGAAATGGATTCTATCTTGACAATTGACGATAAAGAAACTGATTCAAACTCTCACTGGCATCTGGCAAGAATTTCTCACAGACCAAAGTTGGGACTCTCTAATTTCAATGAATACAAATTTGACCCTAACGGCGGACAAAACATTGATGCTTATATATTGGACACTGGTGTCTACCAAACACATGCCTATTACATAGAAAGAACTATCCGTGGTATCGTAATAACAccaaatgaagatgagagAGATATGAATGGTCATGGTACAGAAATGGCAGGACTTGTGGGTGGAAGAGAGGTTGGAGTAGCTAGAAAGGCTACATTGATTGATGTGAAAGTTTTGAACTGGCAAGGCCGTGGTACAGTTTCCAACATTATCAAGGGCTTGTCTTTTGtgaatcatcatcatccaCAAAGAATAGAAAAGAATGGAGTTCTCGGTGCAGTCGTCCTGTTTTCCATCTCTGGTGCGAAATCTAGATCACTGAACACAGCGTTTGACAAGATGGTCTCTAGCGGTATTCACGTTGTAGTTGGTGCAGGTACTAAAGGAATCAATGCATGCAATTCTAGCCCAGCTAGTTCTTCAAAGCCTATCACGGTTGCTGGTATGTCAATTACTGATGAACCAATAGATAGGGGCAATTGGGGATCTTGCGTTGATATTTATGGTCCTGGTGACAGAGTCAGAACTACATATCCAAATCTTGAACGGAATCAGTTTACCAATGAAATCAGCGTTACTGGTTCatctgctgctgctgctcAAGTTGCCGGGTTATTGGCCTATTTTGCCTCACTGCAACCTGGCCTGGGAACTCCTGATGTCATTCCTTTAACACCTGaagaattaaaagaaagattAATTGACTTCGGTACCAAGGGAAAGCTAACAAATCTCGAGAGAATGTCACCAAATATTATTGCATTTAATGGAGCTGGTGGAAACTTAGATAGTTTTTTTAACGATGGTAGTGAGATAGTACCCACTGCAACAAAGAATGTCGATCCTTCAGACGTTCCCACAGAGACGGCAAGCCCCACAGGTATTAATACACCAGTTCCTCCTCTGCCTGTAGATCCTGAGAATCCAGAAGAGCCATCAAATCCAGAAGATCCTGAAAATCCTAACGATCCAACAAATCCTGATGATCCTGCAGATCCTCCTGTGGATACACCTCCAAGAAAGTTGCTGTATCGAGAAAAGCAACAATATTTTGTAAATCTCAAAAACTTTGTTGATAGAGTTAACAGGTTCTAGTCATTGATGGTTCAGAGTTGCTGTTATGCCGAGCAGGTACCTAGAAATACCTCATCTACTTGGATCATCAAACATACCGAAGAATTATATTGTTTAGAATAACCAGATCATTCAGATAAACAACTGAAACAAATCATTTGTTCTTTCTAATAATTCAACCTTTGTTTACTCAACAATCTATTTTCAAAAGGATaagtttttatattttttatcacTTCCATTCTGTTTGGAATCATAAATAATAGTCCGGTCTGCTAAATAATTGTAGCTGTCTTTGCTTCACATATCGCTGcctctcttcttcaatacACTTTATTATAGtatatagaaaaaaataaaaagtttCATATCTTGACAAATAGTCGCAGCTATAATGTATTCCATATCAATTTCACGTCAAAACAGTATTTTAGAAAACTGCACCTCATAAATTAAGCGTTCTAAGTTTATGGTATTGGAATAGAACCCCACtccatatttttttcatttaaaatatgGGAATGCTAACCTTTCCTAATAACCAGAATAATTTGTTGACAGAAGGAAATGTTAGAGGTATTTGCAGATGAGTCACCTTTTTACTACTTCAATCTAGTTAACTACCATAGTCTGCtatattataattaatatGATTCAACAGTTGATGAGTTTCAGCTCTCCAAGTTCATGAAGTATATTAACCACATTTTGTCTTGGCATTTCTAGTAGCACACATATCTTGTCAAGTGTTTCTGCATCGGCTAATGCCTTCAACATAATTCTTCTCTGCATCTTTGATAGCTTTTTCCAAGTGGTCTCTTGGATTGGCGTCTTTATATTACTTCCCCATCGGAAACCATTTCTGTCTTCGGGAAGAGCTTCAAAAGATACTTTTGAGAGCCTTTTGTTCCTTTTTGCTTGTGAATTTTCCATTTCTGGTGCAGTTGGGgttaatgaaaatgagCTATGACTAGTGTTATGACTTTTCAAGGCACCTTTAGAGGGCACCTTCAGTGATAATTTCTTGTATGCATTCATTAATGCTTCATCGGCAGCCAAGCTATCAATATGATTTGATTGCAATTTTGATATGTTTTCCATGGAAATTGGATTCTCTAGTTCATTCAACTTCCATAAATTTTGTAGATGATCAGTTGAGTTTATAACTGAGTAGGTTTCACATCTGTAAATTATCCTGCGTAAGACGCCGAAGGTGATAAATCTTCTCACATCAATACGATTATCACGAATTATTTTGTGATTTTGCATATACCATTCTTTCAATGTTATACCCTGTGAAAGGGATCTATATAGATCGAATAAGAGCGATCGGGTGGGTAGGTGTTTGTGTATATTCTGGCCATTGTTAGAATTCCCTGTAGAAATGCTACTTTCAGATTGCTTCTTATTCTTATAAAAATTAGTTTGACTCTGATCAACTGACGAAGACCTTGATTGTGGTCTTGAGTCATTGCCATTGAATGAATACAATGAAGTCGATACAGAATTGTTTCTAGAACCTATGTCGCCATTAAAAGCTGAATGCTTCCCATGATGTGGATATAAACTCAAATCATTCATTTTAGAGTTTATTGGTAACATTACGTATGACTGACATTCAGTGGCCATGTTGGGATCTAGCAGAAAAAGTCTTAAGGAGGAAGTTGGGGCATAAACATTTGAAAACTCAAAGATATCAGTCAACACAATACACCGATAGTAAACTAAATGCCTAATGCACTCAATTACCAATGATTCTTCATTATGACTTAGTTGTGATATTCTGTATATGTTATTGATACCATTAATGTAAGGTATAATGGTTAGCATAATAGGATCCCAATTCACATCAACTATTTTGAATAAGTTTACCAGAGAGATAGGAACATGTTCAATTGAGATATATGGTGTAGGTGGAGTTAGCAATGGGAAAAGCTTGATATCGACAGCATTACCGTCATCAATGGGAATAAGACATTCTGAGTATGTATTTAGATCTTGATAAAGCCTCATTAATAGATCGCTTATGGTGAAATTGGATGGcttttttttaatgttAGATATGATGTTATTTAATCTCTCGTACTTGTCCTTTTGTTGGGTAGTCATTATAGAACTGATGTCATCACCTAAAATATAATTGGAACTGTCATTAtcaatattgaaatttttatcGGCACTTTTCAAGTTAAACATTATGGTGTcattttctgattttgataatatctgattttgaatttcCAGCACTCTAAACATTTTACCTAGCCTTTCGATTGCTGGTTCATAAGGTGATGTTTCGCAATTGAAAGGAAACACGAACACAAAGTTAAAACTGAAAAAGTTTCTAGCATAGATGGAAGAGTTAACTGTCACAGGGTAACAAGCAATTCTATAGTTGCCGTATTTGAAAGTGATGAGTCTATGACATAGGGCACGCTTAGGAATAACATAGTTTTTGATTGAATCGAAATTGATACCACTATTTTCAAGGCTCCTTGGAGGGAAATCAAACTTTACCTTCGACCCTTCAGTCGGATGAAATGTAGAGtaaaatattgaatgtATGTCAACAAATCCTTCAAATTGCGACGCCATTACGTCTTATATCTGGTACATATGAAGCACTCGCAGCTTTTAGTCTAGATTGTAGGAGattctttctttgcaaTCCATTAATTTATATTAGCAAACCAATAATCATTGTTTATAAATTGATGGGTTCGCTATGctaaaatattatagttCAACTGCCTTGGCTTCATTCAATTGTTACTGTTATCCTTTACAGCTCATTCTTCCGATGACTTTCGATTATTTCGTTCAGCAAAGTGCGACGGATACGTCAAGTCACCTCACAGGTCATGTGACTTTAAATTTTAAGCAAGTACGAAGtatatatctttttatttcaaataacTTAGTTGTCAGTATTATATGAGTTCGGCTTTATTggatttttttatttgaaatttaaGATATGCAACATTACCGCAATGGTATGGATTCCCTCCATAATAAGTGAGCATTAGGCAGCCACACACTATTTCGATATATTAATGGTTATTCATTCATCAAAAAAAGGTTTGTTATATAATAGGTAGTGAGGGAGTATTTATGTGATGAGCTTTGCCAATTGGACGGTATATCACATCACATCAAATATGCTTTCTTGTAATAGTGTTACTAAACGCATGTTTAGATTCTGAATAGCTATCTCACTAATAGCAACAACGGCCCAATGTAGAGTAAACTAAAACCTGTTcaccaaaacataaatatttcataaCCAGAGAACATTAGGGCAGTGGATACTGACCCCATTAATTGAGAGCTATTATCAATCTAGTCTCACAACTAGGAAATTTGTGGATCTAAAATAGCTGGCAAGTCTTCGAGTTTCTTCATAAATGTAAGAAAATTTACCCATGACAAAAATTGCGGTATCTCAACTAAATTAACCTTGCAATACAGTTTTAAAGGGCATTCTTGAACCACCATACTTACCAATTATGAAGTTAGGTATGGTACATATGATATCTAGGATACAAACTAACACTTATTCACAATCATAATATGTTAAAATCAGCCTGGGGACTGCAAAAACTCTTttctcaaaaataatagattaTAAAAACTGGATAACGTAGGTTAGACAAATGTATTTAATAAAGACATTTCTATTCAAACTATTTATCAGTAGCATATTACAGGGTGCATCTTATAGCCAATTAAGGAAGTTTTTGCAAATCTCAAAGTATTAAAAGGTGATGGATACGGCAACTTAGATAATTGTgcaaaatttttattagtaATTTTTCTACAATTAACTCGATCCTCGATGGATCAACCTTTTTTGTTACTATTTAATTTGTGTGGAAATCTTACAGTAGGTATTATACACAGCTATTCTTACTTGCGATTTCTAAAAATAGACTTGTTAGCAGACATTTTCAAGTCTTATTGTTCATTTTGGATTTGCAGAACAtgactttttttattcatcGCTAGTTCACATCTTGCTTACTTACTGATAAATATTTAGCCTATACAATTGCTGAACAAAAATTGGTGGTACAATTTATACATATCCACGATCAATTATTATGAAAAGTATTTATAACTCTGCATTGGTTGCTGATACGTATACTGGTTCATTGGTACTAGAAAGAAAAGTTACCgcaaatttattttgttagAGTATTCTGTTGATGGCCTATCATAAACTATTGAATATACTTATAGACTAACTGTCGGACTGGTGTAACGACActaaaagataataatcaTTTGCGGTCCAAATAAAAATCCTTCCCGACTGATTTTGTGCTGAGAAGATTGAGAATACGGGATTTCGATTTCTTTAAGCAATAAAAACGACTACCCTTTCTAATCAACACAGCAACAATCAGCCCCCGAAGCAAGAAAGTTTGCGGAATATTCTGCACAACTACGCATCATTCAAGTAAACGAAATTCTCAGCTCATAGCACAAATCGTCCATTCACAAACAGatcatatatatgaaaatgaaatgctACTGTAGGGTCTGCACTCCtttaatattacaattaaACAGCAATTAGAAACCCAACCAACGTGGGTCCGGATTTAGGACGGTTTGATTCTATCACCAATAGCATGCTTTTTTAGCCGTTGCCCTTGAACCAACCCTTCCTTCCACCCGACCAGAAATCCTATACTCGTAGTGTCCTCTAGTTACCCACACGTATTGTGAAAAAACAGAATTCTACAAATTTCTGCAAATCCCCAAAGAGTAATTAGAAAGGCTGGTTGTACCGGTGATTGTTAGTCAGACTTTTCAAACCTACTCAAGATATACGACTATATTTGTCCATCCCACAAGTTGCTGCGGTATTTTCCCGACCGGAACATTGCCTTTTGCCATGGAAGACACCGGTCAGCACAGAAGGAACCCTGCCATGTATCGGAACTCACCCCCACTTTAAGGGGGTGATTAAGAGAAGAGAATCCCGATTGGCCTAACTCCGAGCCGTTTCTTTAGTCTAGAGCAACACAATGTAATTTAGTGCATTTTGTGCGTGCAATTCTGTGTTTACGGACGTTTATGCGCGAAATTAGTAGGATGACTTGAACAATTCCCTGCTTAGTGTACCCGTATTAGTAATTTGTTATCCTAGTTGCGGGATGGGAAAATCCCTTAGAGAGTCTCGTACACGGAACTACAAAACTGACTAGTAACGCATAGAGAACCTAAGAAACACCGGAAAATGTTGAAAGGTTTGTGGAAAGGACAAGCATCTCGCCGGTGTTGAATACTGGAAGTTTTCCGATTCATAGTAACCGACGGGTGGATCTGCCCACCTTTCTGTTCTGAAGAAGGGTACTTACTAATTCGGGATTTAGATTGGGTCCCGCGTGCAAAGAAGATTATTGCCAGGACATAATGACTAAACAAGCATTATTTGTGCAGGTGTTTCTCTATAATTCTTATCTCTTTAAACATAAGAACTGGAAGTTGCACCAGGACCAGCACCTTATAATTCTCATTTGTTGAGGAAGTTGGCCTTTCTCCGGACGATCGGGATTAACCATTTCATATCCCACTCCTCTCAAGAAGTCTCTGCACAGGGGGAGTATCAAGAACGATTAGTACATGGGATAAAATTCTAGTTTGAGGTTTAGTCTTAATAACATTTTTGCCCATTTAAGTACATTAATCTCTTAGTGTAATCTTGGGATTATGCAAACAGCAACATGAATCTAAGGGGTGCTTACTACTCACTGGCCTACAACGAAAAATAACGCAGatattaaaaagaaataagaCATAGAGCTTTTCTCTTAGGAAAATCCTTTCTTCATTACATATCGCCTTGATAGCATTTTAGATTAAAAGCTTCGGAGaaaggcaaaaaaaaaagtacaGAAACATATAACTAATTGTACCAGAAGTTCGGAAATTCTATTATccctttcttctttaactGCTCCGTTTTTTATGCAGTTTTTCTTGTCTGATTCAATATTTATGTAGCGATGCCATAAACGGGCACACAAGTATAACTTCGCGCATAATACAATGGCTTATCTTGTCCTTTTGCCTTTTCAACTCCATAATTATTAATAACTCCTTGCAGAAACAGTTCAGGATTTTCCTCGAAGTTTGGAAGTACTTTATACTTAACATTTTTTGCATCCATGTTCAGTTTGTCCCTATAAACCCAACAGAACCTTCAGCTAACTAACCGTTGAATTTAAAAGAATTTATGTTCTagataatatatatatatatatgtaccAATATGGATAACTAGAGGCTTGCTTCTTTACAAAATTTATCTATTTATACTTGTATGCcttgataaattttatCTTCCAATTTCAAAGTTCCATAATCTTCATTTATACAAATACCAGAATTGGTTATTACTTACTGCATTTATTAAGGAATACCGTTATAAGACGAAATAAATCAATAAATCACAAATACAATATATTATCTATAGGTTAAAGTGAGCATTTATCAGACTtataattaaaatatattGCAAAGACTCATTTTTGGAATAAAGAAAATCCCGACAAAATGCTGtccaattttttcatatgCTTATTATTGATTATACAATGCGCAAGTGCGTATAACTTCGAGAACATCTTTCTAGAG
This window of the Nakaseomyces glabratus chromosome L, complete sequence genome carries:
- a CDS encoding uncharacterized protein (CAGL0L13266g~Has domain(s) with predicted identical protein binding, serine-type endopeptidase activity and role in negative regulation of catalytic activity, proteolysis), which gives rise to MRLSNIITLVIGIISLSNAIVLPDINTLEQTSESQEYDNFFKQSKRPGNVKAPLVAPLGENDEIQNNIVPYRYIVMFKNFAYTNEIKLHIQTVAKLQLRGSISLAPNDPFFHHTRDKEFSTEELGGVLYTFDIGSGFNGYVGYFTDEVVEFIRKQSIVDYVEMDSILTIDDKETDSNSHWHLARISHRPKLGLSNFNEYKFDPNGGQNIDAYILDTGVYQTHAYYIERTIRGIVITPNEDERDMNGHGTEMAGLVGGREVGVARKATLIDVKVLNWQGRGTVSNIIKGLSFVNHHHPQRIEKNGVLGAVVLFSISGAKSRSLNTAFDKMVSSGIHVVVGAGTKGINACNSSPASSSKPITVAGMSITDEPIDRGNWGSCVDIYGPGDRVRTTYPNLERNQFTNEISVTGSSAAAAQVAGLLAYFASLQPGLGTPDVIPLTPEELKERLIDFGTKGKLTNLERMSPNIIAFNGAGGNLDSFFNDGSEIVPTATKNVDPSDVPTETASPTGINTPVPPLPVDPENPEEPSNPEDPENPNDPTNPDDPADPPVDTPPRKLLYREKQQYFVNLKNFVDRVNRF
- the NPR2 gene encoding nitrogen permease regulating protein NPR2 (CAGL0L13288g~Protein of unknown function), whose product is MASQFEGFVDIHSIFYSTFHPTEGSKVKFDFPPRSLENSGINFDSIKNYVIPKRALCHRLITFKYGNYRIACYPVTVNSSIYARNFFSFNFVFVFPFNCETSPYEPAIERLGKMFRVLEIQNQILSKSENDTIMFNLKSADKNFNIDNDSSNYILGDDISSIMTTQQKDKYERLNNIISNIKKKPSNFTISDLLMRLYQDLNTYSECLIPIDDGNAVDIKLFPLLTPPTPYISIEHVPISLVNLFKIVDVNWDPIMLTIIPYINGINNIYRISQLSHNEESLVIECIRHLVYYRCIVLTDIFEFSNVYAPTSSLRLFLLDPNMATECQSYVMLPINSKMNDLSLYPHHGKHSAFNGDIGSRNNSVSTSLYSFNGNDSRPQSRSSSVDQSQTNFYKNKKQSESSISTGNSNNGQNIHKHLPTRSLLFDLYRSLSQGITLKEWYMQNHKIIRDNRIDVRRFITFGVLRRIIYRCETYSVINSTDHLQNLWKLNELENPISMENISKLQSNHIDSLAADEALMNAYKKLSLKVPSKGALKSHNTSHSSFSLTPTAPEMENSQAKRNKRLSKVSFEALPEDRNGFRWGSNIKTPIQETTWKKLSKMQRRIMLKALADAETLDKICVLLEMPRQNVVNILHELGELKLINC